The following coding sequences lie in one Thiohalospira halophila DSM 15071 genomic window:
- a CDS encoding serine/threonine protein kinase, producing the protein MADEATPYSDLGPDTVLDAVAATGREPDGRLLPLNSFENRVYRVGLEEGTPVIAKFYRPGRWSNAAIDEEHAFSAELAAADVPVVPPLDDGDGPLREYAGYRFALFPLRGGRPPELEDPAVLERIGFFLGRLHAIGASDHFDHRPTLAGDFGATTVETLAASGRLPDYLHEAWTSVARELVGRIRERWEAVSPATLRLHGDAHPGNLLWAEGPHIVDLDDTLTGPAVADLWLFLGGEREEQQQRLAALLRGYRAFRDLDPGELALIEALRGLRILRHAGWIAARWADPAFPVAFPWFEGPRFWEDQVLALREQLANLDEPPLELPREELLPL; encoded by the coding sequence ATGGCGGATGAGGCCACCCCCTACTCCGACCTCGGCCCCGATACCGTCCTGGATGCGGTGGCCGCCACCGGCCGGGAGCCGGACGGTCGGCTGCTGCCGCTGAACAGCTTCGAGAACCGGGTCTACCGGGTGGGACTGGAAGAGGGCACCCCGGTCATCGCCAAGTTCTACCGGCCGGGGCGCTGGTCCAATGCCGCCATCGACGAGGAGCACGCCTTCTCCGCCGAACTGGCCGCCGCCGACGTCCCGGTGGTCCCGCCCCTGGACGACGGCGACGGCCCCCTGCGCGAATACGCCGGCTACCGCTTCGCCCTCTTCCCCCTGCGCGGGGGCCGCCCGCCGGAGCTGGAGGACCCGGCCGTGCTGGAGCGCATCGGCTTCTTCCTGGGCCGGCTGCACGCCATCGGCGCGAGTGACCACTTCGACCACCGCCCCACCCTGGCCGGCGACTTCGGTGCCACCACGGTGGAGACCCTGGCCGCCTCCGGCCGCCTCCCCGACTACCTCCACGAGGCGTGGACCTCCGTGGCCCGGGAGCTGGTCGGGCGCATCCGCGAGCGCTGGGAGGCGGTGTCGCCGGCCACCCTGCGGCTGCACGGCGACGCCCATCCGGGCAACCTCCTGTGGGCCGAGGGGCCGCACATCGTCGACCTGGACGACACCCTCACCGGCCCGGCCGTGGCCGATCTCTGGCTCTTCCTGGGCGGGGAGCGGGAGGAACAGCAGCAGCGCCTGGCCGCCCTGCTGCGCGGCTACCGCGCCTTCCGCGACCTCGATCCGGGGGAGCTGGCCCTCATCGAGGCCCTGCGCGGCCTGCGGATCCTCCGCCACGCCGGCTGGATCGCCGCCCGCTGGGCGGATCCCGCCTTCCCCGTCGCCTTCCCGTGGTTCGAGGGCCCCCGCTTCTGGGAGGACCAGGTCCTGGCCCTGCGCGAGCAGCTCGCCAACCTTGACGAGCCGCCGCTGGAGCTGCCGCGGGAGGAGCTCCTCCCCCTCTGA
- a CDS encoding c-type cytochrome produces the protein MSASNRLLTALPRPAHLLPAGLLVAGLLLAGCGEGSTPREASADAGPPAPLGLGSEASPAEIDGWDIDVRPDGQGLPEGSGTVVEGERVYEVHCMRCHGIFGTDPGWDVLAGGRGTLATDEPVLTVGSFWPHATTLFDYTRRAMPFDNPQSLTVDELYAVTAYVLHLNDILPRDAELDAESLPEVEMPNADGFIPDPRPDVEPQAEPPAEPAPRVR, from the coding sequence ATGAGCGCGAGTAACCGCCTGCTCACCGCGCTGCCCCGGCCGGCCCATCTGTTGCCGGCCGGGCTGCTGGTAGCCGGCCTGCTGCTGGCCGGCTGCGGCGAGGGATCGACGCCCCGCGAGGCCAGCGCCGATGCCGGCCCGCCGGCCCCCCTGGGGCTGGGCAGCGAGGCCAGCCCGGCCGAGATCGACGGCTGGGATATCGACGTCCGCCCGGACGGCCAGGGCCTGCCCGAGGGCAGCGGTACGGTCGTCGAGGGGGAGCGGGTCTACGAGGTCCACTGCATGCGCTGCCACGGGATCTTCGGGACCGACCCGGGCTGGGATGTCCTGGCCGGCGGGCGCGGCACCCTGGCCACGGACGAACCGGTGCTCACCGTGGGCAGCTTCTGGCCCCACGCCACCACGCTCTTCGATTACACCCGGCGGGCCATGCCCTTCGATAACCCCCAGAGCCTGACCGTCGACGAGCTCTACGCGGTGACCGCCTACGTCCTCCACCTCAACGACATCCTGCCCCGGGATGCCGAGCTGGATGCCGAGAGCCTGCCCGAGGTGGAGATGCCCAACGCCGACGGCTTCATCCCCGACCCCCGGCCCGACGTGGAGCCGCAGGCCGAACCGCCGGCGGAGCCGGCGCCCCGGGTGCGCTAG
- the rpmA gene encoding 50S ribosomal protein L27: MAHKKAAGSSRNGRDSQSKRLGVKRFGGQAVTAGNILVRQRGTHFHPGANVGRGKDDTLFALTDGEVQFQRKGPKQRRFVTVVPAE; this comes from the coding sequence ATGGCACACAAGAAGGCAGCGGGCAGTTCCCGCAACGGTCGCGATTCCCAGTCGAAGCGCCTCGGCGTGAAGCGCTTCGGCGGCCAGGCGGTGACGGCCGGGAATATCCTGGTCCGCCAGCGCGGCACCCACTTCCACCCCGGCGCCAACGTGGGTCGCGGCAAGGATGACACCCTCTTTGCCCTCACCGACGGTGAGGTGCAGTTCCAGCGCAAGGGGCCGAAGCAGCGCCGCTTCGTCACCGTGGTTCCGGCCGAGTAG
- a CDS encoding diguanylate cyclase encodes MGTSETDDPGKQTAVRQVMARGWVRCTPETPLSTVAAAMEERGAEVAVVAEAAGETGADPGPAGMGFVSTETILGMVAAGRGAGDPEVGTVATRPLPCVAADDTVEHARHRLEALGAARLGVTGRDGSLVGLVDRRSLERAAAALPPPPAVTLPEGELATLYTMAPLAILLTRFEDGCILEANPATRALLGYGPEEVTGLGLADLTPAEAQAEEALQHRRLRTHGRCGPYELELLRANGEQVPVLVNGVRVEASDGEPRAWYLLQDIAERKALERELAHRATHDPLTGAFNRIPFEERIDAEMERVARYATALGFLVIDIDHFKAINDTHGHDVGDRVLVEVARRLRDIIRGSDLLARWGGEEFVVLLPETDLFGALELGERLREAIADRSFEEAGTITVSIGVAQAVPGESVRRLFSRADAALYRAKAEGRNRVLPADLVAP; translated from the coding sequence GTGGGCACCTCCGAGACTGATGATCCCGGGAAACAGACCGCCGTGCGCCAGGTCATGGCGCGGGGATGGGTCAGGTGTACCCCGGAGACGCCGCTGTCCACGGTGGCCGCGGCCATGGAGGAGCGCGGTGCCGAGGTCGCGGTAGTGGCCGAGGCCGCCGGGGAGACCGGCGCCGACCCCGGGCCGGCGGGAATGGGGTTCGTCTCGACGGAGACCATCCTGGGCATGGTTGCCGCGGGCCGCGGCGCCGGGGATCCGGAGGTGGGGACGGTGGCCACCCGGCCGCTGCCCTGCGTGGCCGCCGATGACACCGTGGAGCATGCCCGCCATCGCCTGGAGGCCCTGGGCGCGGCGCGGCTGGGAGTTACCGGCCGCGACGGAAGTCTGGTCGGGCTGGTGGATCGTCGCTCCCTGGAACGGGCTGCCGCCGCCCTCCCGCCACCCCCGGCGGTAACCCTGCCCGAGGGCGAGCTGGCGACCCTCTACACCATGGCCCCCCTGGCCATCCTGCTCACGCGTTTCGAGGACGGCTGCATCCTGGAGGCCAATCCGGCGACCCGGGCCCTGCTGGGGTACGGCCCCGAGGAGGTCACCGGCCTCGGTCTGGCCGATCTGACCCCCGCCGAGGCGCAGGCCGAAGAGGCACTGCAGCATCGCCGCCTGCGAACCCACGGTCGCTGTGGCCCCTACGAGCTGGAGCTCCTCCGTGCCAATGGCGAGCAGGTCCCGGTGCTGGTCAACGGCGTCCGCGTGGAGGCTAGCGACGGTGAACCGCGCGCCTGGTATCTCCTTCAGGATATCGCCGAGCGCAAGGCGCTGGAGCGTGAACTCGCCCACCGCGCCACTCACGACCCCCTCACCGGCGCCTTCAACCGGATTCCCTTCGAGGAGCGGATCGATGCCGAGATGGAACGCGTCGCCCGTTACGCCACCGCGCTGGGCTTCCTGGTCATCGATATCGACCACTTCAAGGCCATCAACGACACCCACGGCCACGATGTCGGCGACCGTGTCCTGGTCGAGGTGGCCCGCCGACTGCGTGACATCATCCGCGGCAGTGACCTCCTGGCTCGGTGGGGCGGGGAGGAATTCGTCGTCCTGCTGCCGGAGACCGATCTGTTCGGTGCCCTGGAGCTGGGTGAGCGGTTGCGCGAGGCCATCGCCGATCGATCCTTTGAAGAGGCCGGTACCATCACCGTGAGCATCGGGGTGGCCCAGGCCGTCCCCGGGGAGTCGGTGCGGCGGCTGTTCAGCCGCGCCGATGCCGCCCTCTATCGCGCCAAGGCGGAGGGGCGTAATCGGGTCCTCCCAGCGGATCTCGTCGCGCCGTAG
- a CDS encoding GGDEF domain-containing protein has translation MSWQQVVAASREQALSGEEALGPDGRFLDPAIEAEYAETETAARRRPFLIVLGIIAAMLVALYPLDWLRLEGGQLVSVLTVRTLFLAGLLGVAWRGWRHPRDLDRIAPAAGMLCLVATLALTLLYGTGPDRGGPLANAMQFVFTGLIFLLLLPASRRARLVLWFVATAAAVSAAVFSQNGAPWAWVFMSSLFSFGVLLMVLVVAMREDRLRRERFAALRQIGRLAVRDPLTGAGNRRAFFDVAGAEMDRAERSGRPIALVLFDVDWFKVFNDNHGHAMGDEVLRHLVRLVREHLRPSDHLARLGGEEFALFLPDTDLAAAEVVAERLRAALRQRPASYQGRSFPVTVSLGISLWRPGEPVDAFLGRADAALYRAKAEGRDRAVMAS, from the coding sequence ATGTCCTGGCAGCAGGTGGTGGCCGCCAGCAGGGAGCAGGCACTCAGCGGCGAAGAGGCCCTGGGCCCGGACGGCCGCTTTCTCGACCCGGCGATCGAGGCGGAGTACGCCGAGACGGAGACCGCTGCCCGCCGGCGGCCGTTCCTCATCGTCCTGGGGATCATCGCGGCCATGCTGGTCGCTCTCTATCCACTGGACTGGCTGCGTCTGGAGGGCGGGCAGCTGGTCAGCGTGCTTACCGTCCGTACGCTCTTCCTGGCCGGCCTTCTCGGGGTCGCCTGGCGGGGCTGGCGCCATCCCCGCGACCTGGATCGGATCGCCCCCGCCGCCGGCATGCTCTGCCTGGTGGCCACGCTGGCCCTGACCCTGCTCTATGGTACGGGGCCGGACCGGGGCGGGCCGCTGGCGAATGCCATGCAGTTCGTCTTTACCGGCCTCATCTTCCTGCTCCTGCTGCCTGCGTCCCGCCGGGCCCGTCTGGTCCTCTGGTTCGTGGCCACCGCTGCCGCGGTGAGTGCGGCGGTCTTCAGCCAGAATGGCGCGCCCTGGGCCTGGGTCTTCATGAGCAGCCTCTTCTCCTTCGGCGTCCTGCTGATGGTCCTGGTGGTCGCCATGCGGGAGGACCGGCTGCGCCGGGAGCGCTTCGCCGCTCTTCGCCAGATCGGCCGGCTGGCGGTTCGCGACCCGCTGACCGGGGCCGGGAATCGACGCGCCTTCTTCGACGTCGCCGGGGCCGAGATGGACCGGGCCGAGCGCAGCGGACGCCCCATCGCCCTGGTCCTCTTCGATGTCGACTGGTTCAAGGTCTTCAACGACAACCACGGCCACGCCATGGGCGACGAGGTCCTCCGGCATCTAGTGCGGCTGGTCCGGGAGCACCTGCGCCCCTCCGATCACCTGGCCCGGCTGGGCGGGGAGGAGTTCGCCCTGTTCCTCCCGGATACCGACCTGGCCGCCGCCGAGGTAGTGGCCGAGCGGTTGCGCGCGGCCCTGCGTCAGCGTCCGGCCAGTTATCAGGGGCGGAGCTTCCCGGTGACGGTGAGTCTGGGGATATCCCTCTGGCGCCCCGGGGAGCCGGTGGACGCCTTCCTGGGCCGGGCGGACGCGGCCCTCTACCGCGCCAAGGCCGAGGGCCGGGATCGCGCCGTAATGGCCAGCTAG
- the ispB gene encoding octaprenyl diphosphate synthase produces the protein MDLDEIYNLIADDMAEVNTTIRERLSSEVVLINQVGGYIINSGGKRLRPVLTLLCARALGYQGRQHINVAALVEFIHTATLLHDDVVDASELRRGKETANALWGNEASVLVGDFLYTRAFQMMVDVDSMRVMSILAEATNIISEGEVLQLLNCHDADTTEQRYLDVIRYKTAKLFEAAARLSAILAGHDETVEQAMAAYGMHLGTAFQLVDDVLDYSGATGEIGKNIGDDLAEGKPTLPLIHAMRTGNAEQADAVRRAIEKDGRDAIDAVREAIESTGALDYTAQSARDEAARARDALKAIPDSPYKEGLTALATFSVDRSF, from the coding sequence ATGGACCTGGACGAAATCTACAACCTCATCGCCGACGACATGGCCGAGGTCAACACCACCATCCGGGAGCGGCTCTCCTCCGAGGTGGTCCTGATCAATCAGGTCGGCGGCTACATCATCAACAGCGGCGGCAAGCGGCTGCGCCCGGTCCTGACCCTGCTCTGCGCCCGCGCCCTGGGCTACCAGGGGCGCCAGCACATCAACGTGGCCGCCCTGGTGGAGTTCATCCATACCGCCACCCTCCTCCACGACGACGTGGTGGACGCCTCCGAGCTGCGGCGGGGCAAGGAGACGGCCAACGCCCTCTGGGGCAACGAGGCCAGCGTCCTGGTGGGCGACTTCCTCTATACCCGCGCCTTCCAGATGATGGTGGACGTGGACTCCATGCGGGTGATGAGCATCCTCGCCGAGGCGACCAACATCATCTCCGAGGGCGAGGTCCTGCAGCTGCTCAACTGCCACGACGCCGACACCACCGAGCAGCGCTACCTGGACGTCATCCGCTACAAGACGGCCAAGCTCTTCGAGGCCGCCGCCCGGCTCTCCGCCATCCTCGCCGGCCACGACGAGACGGTGGAGCAGGCCATGGCCGCCTACGGCATGCACCTGGGCACCGCCTTCCAGCTGGTGGACGACGTCCTCGACTACAGCGGCGCCACCGGCGAGATCGGCAAGAACATCGGCGACGACCTGGCGGAGGGCAAGCCCACGCTTCCCCTCATCCACGCCATGCGCACCGGGAACGCCGAGCAGGCGGACGCCGTGCGCCGCGCCATCGAGAAGGACGGGCGCGACGCCATCGATGCCGTCCGCGAGGCCATTGAATCCACCGGTGCCCTCGATTACACTGCGCAGTCTGCCAGGGACGAGGCTGCACGCGCCCGGGACGCCCTGAAGGCGATTCCCGACTCCCCCTACAAGGAGGGACTCACGGCGCTGGCCACCTTCTCGGTGGATCGCAGCTTCTGA
- a CDS encoding peroxiredoxin, whose protein sequence is MGVLVGKKAPDFTAPAVLGDGSIVDEYSFSRETQGKYSVVFFWPLDFTFVCPSEIIAFDHRCDDFASRGVEVVGVSIDSHFTHNAWRNTPVEQGGIGPVKFPMIADMNHKIARAYDVESEGGMAFRGSFLIDKDGVVRHQVVNDLPLGRNIDEMVRMVDALQFHEEHGEVCPAGWQKGKAGMKEGPEGVAEYLSEHADEL, encoded by the coding sequence ATGGGTGTACTCGTTGGCAAGAAGGCCCCCGATTTCACCGCCCCGGCGGTGCTCGGCGACGGCAGCATCGTGGATGAATACAGCTTCTCCCGGGAGACCCAGGGCAAGTACAGCGTGGTCTTCTTCTGGCCGCTGGACTTCACCTTCGTCTGCCCGTCGGAGATCATCGCCTTCGACCATCGCTGCGATGATTTCGCCAGCCGCGGCGTCGAGGTGGTGGGCGTCTCCATCGACTCCCACTTCACCCACAACGCCTGGCGCAACACCCCGGTGGAGCAGGGCGGCATCGGCCCGGTGAAGTTCCCGATGATCGCGGACATGAACCACAAGATCGCCCGCGCCTACGATGTGGAGAGCGAGGGCGGCATGGCCTTCCGCGGCTCCTTCCTCATCGACAAGGACGGCGTGGTCCGCCACCAGGTGGTCAACGACCTGCCCCTGGGCCGCAACATCGACGAGATGGTCCGCATGGTCGATGCCCTGCAGTTCCATGAGGAGCACGGTGAGGTCTGCCCCGCCGGCTGGCAGAAGGGCAAGGCCGGCATGAAGGAAGGCCCCGAGGGCGTGGCCGAGTACCTCTCCGAGCACGCCGACGAGCTGTAA
- a CDS encoding GlcG/HbpS family heme-binding protein, with protein MTNQYTASATALVAALGLMAGPAAAQDVSVSTQRMTMETANKAAVAAVKACREEGVQVAATVVDRWGDPQAVVRDTLAMDLTLAISEKKAYTAVQFNTATSNMEGNFEGNYSVPKYEKLVIAAGGVPINAGGNMYGGIGVSGAPSGKLDEECAAAGAEAVTEDLEFGGM; from the coding sequence ATGACCAACCAGTACACCGCTTCCGCCACCGCCCTGGTGGCCGCCCTCGGCCTGATGGCCGGCCCGGCCGCCGCCCAGGATGTCAGCGTCTCCACCCAGCGCATGACCATGGAGACCGCCAACAAGGCGGCCGTGGCCGCCGTGAAGGCGTGCCGGGAGGAGGGCGTCCAGGTCGCCGCCACGGTGGTGGACCGCTGGGGCGATCCCCAGGCCGTGGTCCGGGACACCCTGGCCATGGACCTGACCCTGGCCATCAGCGAGAAGAAGGCGTACACCGCGGTCCAGTTCAATACCGCGACCTCCAACATGGAGGGGAACTTCGAGGGCAACTACTCGGTGCCCAAGTACGAGAAGCTGGTCATCGCCGCCGGCGGTGTGCCCATCAATGCCGGCGGCAACATGTACGGTGGCATCGGCGTCTCCGGCGCCCCCTCTGGGAAGCTGGACGAGGAGTGTGCCGCCGCCGGCGCGGAAGCCGTGACCGAGGACCTGGAGTTCGGCGGCATGTAG
- the cgtA gene encoding Obg family GTPase CgtA: MKFVDEAAIRVEAGRGGNGCVSFRREKFIPKGGPDGGDGGDGGSVILEVDPDLNTLVDYRFDRVFRAPAGQQGKGSDRTGASGDDRVLPVPEGTVVTDGDTGEHLGDLTEPGQRLTVALGGRHGVGNTQFKSSTNRAPRQSTPGEEGESRNLRLELKLIADVGLVGLPNSGKSTLLRAISAARPRVADYPFTTLQPHLGVVRLEPHRSFVVADIPGLIEGAGEGAGLGTRFLRHIARTGLLLHVVDLEPAGPGNDPVTAIRTVARELESQGLLAERERWLVFNQADKFVDDEAEVLRDTIVEELGWEGPVFLVSALTGQGTDALCGRIMDHLEARRAELAEPPTTGYDPART, encoded by the coding sequence ATGAAGTTTGTCGACGAGGCAGCCATCCGCGTGGAAGCGGGCCGCGGCGGCAACGGCTGCGTGAGCTTCCGGCGGGAGAAGTTCATCCCCAAGGGCGGCCCCGACGGCGGGGACGGCGGGGATGGCGGCTCCGTGATCCTCGAGGTCGATCCCGACCTCAATACCCTGGTGGACTACCGCTTCGACCGCGTCTTCCGGGCGCCGGCCGGCCAGCAGGGCAAGGGCAGCGACCGCACCGGCGCCAGCGGGGATGATCGGGTCCTCCCGGTCCCCGAGGGGACCGTGGTCACCGACGGCGATACCGGCGAGCACCTCGGCGATCTCACCGAACCGGGCCAGCGGCTCACCGTCGCCCTGGGCGGGCGCCACGGCGTGGGTAATACCCAGTTCAAGAGCTCCACCAACCGGGCCCCGCGCCAGTCCACCCCCGGCGAGGAGGGCGAGTCGCGCAACCTGCGCCTGGAGCTCAAACTCATCGCCGATGTCGGCCTGGTGGGGCTGCCCAATTCCGGCAAGTCCACCCTGCTCCGGGCCATCTCCGCCGCCCGGCCGCGGGTGGCCGACTACCCCTTCACCACCCTGCAGCCCCACCTCGGCGTGGTCCGGCTGGAGCCCCACCGCAGCTTCGTGGTCGCCGACATCCCCGGCCTCATCGAGGGGGCCGGGGAGGGCGCCGGTCTCGGGACCCGCTTCCTGCGCCACATCGCCCGGACCGGTCTGCTGCTGCACGTAGTGGACCTGGAGCCGGCGGGGCCGGGCAACGATCCCGTCACCGCCATCCGGACGGTGGCTCGGGAGCTGGAGTCCCAGGGGTTGCTGGCCGAGCGCGAGCGCTGGCTGGTGTTCAACCAGGCGGACAAGTTCGTCGACGACGAGGCCGAGGTCCTGCGGGACACCATCGTCGAGGAGCTGGGCTGGGAGGGGCCGGTCTTCCTGGTCTCGGCCCTCACCGGCCAGGGGACCGACGCCCTCTGCGGCCGGATCATGGACCACCTGGAGGCGCGCCGCGCGGAGCTCGCAGAGCCGCCGACCACCGGCTACGATCCCGCACGGACATGA
- the proB gene encoding glutamate 5-kinase, which produces MNARTPIGNRRWVIKIGSALLTRDGRGLDHEAMAGWVEQIAAARAAGTEIVLVSSGAVAEGINRLGWGERPRAIHELQAAAAVGQMGLVQAWESAFIAHGRHTAQVLLTHDDLSDRKRYLNARSALRTLLAMGVVPVVNENDTVVTDEIRFGDNDTLGALVANLVEADLLLILTDQEGMYDRDPRHDPEAQLIREASAEDTALEAMAGGGGALGRGGMRTKVRAARLAARSGTATLIASGREPSIIADTVAGGDHGTLLVPRQPPQTARKQWLAGHLQVAGHFVLDAGAVRALREQGTSLLPVGVVEVWGTFDRGEVVACLDQEGREIARGLANYGADEARRIRGHASDAIEGTLGYIDDPELIHRDNLVLV; this is translated from the coding sequence ATGAACGCACGCACCCCCATCGGTAATCGGCGCTGGGTGATCAAGATCGGCAGCGCCCTCCTTACTCGGGACGGCCGCGGCCTGGATCATGAGGCCATGGCCGGCTGGGTGGAGCAGATCGCCGCCGCGCGCGCCGCCGGCACGGAGATCGTCCTGGTCTCCTCCGGCGCCGTGGCCGAGGGTATCAACCGCCTGGGCTGGGGCGAGCGGCCGCGTGCCATCCACGAACTCCAGGCCGCGGCGGCCGTGGGGCAGATGGGGCTCGTCCAGGCGTGGGAGTCGGCCTTTATCGCCCACGGTCGGCATACCGCCCAGGTCCTGCTTACGCACGACGACCTCTCCGACCGCAAGCGCTACCTCAATGCCCGCTCCGCCCTGCGGACCCTGCTGGCCATGGGCGTGGTCCCGGTGGTCAACGAGAACGACACCGTGGTCACCGACGAGATCCGCTTCGGCGACAACGACACCCTGGGCGCCCTGGTGGCGAACCTGGTGGAGGCCGACCTGCTGCTCATCCTCACCGATCAGGAGGGGATGTACGACCGCGACCCGCGCCACGACCCGGAGGCGCAGCTCATCCGCGAGGCCTCCGCCGAGGACACCGCTCTGGAGGCCATGGCCGGCGGTGGTGGGGCGCTGGGCCGGGGCGGCATGCGGACCAAGGTCCGCGCCGCGCGGCTCGCCGCCCGTTCGGGGACGGCCACCCTCATCGCCTCGGGCCGGGAGCCCTCGATCATCGCCGATACCGTGGCCGGGGGTGATCACGGCACCCTCCTGGTGCCGCGCCAGCCGCCACAGACCGCGCGCAAGCAGTGGCTGGCGGGGCATCTGCAGGTGGCCGGCCACTTCGTCCTGGACGCGGGGGCCGTCCGCGCCCTGCGGGAGCAGGGGACCAGCCTGCTCCCGGTGGGCGTGGTGGAGGTCTGGGGCACCTTCGATCGCGGCGAGGTGGTGGCCTGCCTGGACCAGGAGGGCCGGGAGATCGCCCGCGGGCTGGCCAACTACGGCGCCGACGAGGCGCGCCGCATCCGGGGCCACGCCTCGGACGCCATCGAGGGGACCCTGGGGTACATCGATGACCCCGAGCTCATCCACCGGGACAACCTGGTCCTGGTCTGA
- the rplU gene encoding 50S ribosomal protein L21, with translation MYAVIKTGGKQYKVSEGERLRVEQLPGEEGSTVEFDEVLMVADGDDVKVGAPRLDGGKVTARVEGHGRGDKVKVVKFRRRKHSRTQMGHRQNYTEVTITGIQAG, from the coding sequence ATGTACGCGGTAATCAAGACCGGTGGCAAACAGTACAAGGTCTCGGAGGGCGAGCGACTGCGTGTCGAGCAGCTCCCCGGGGAAGAAGGTTCGACCGTGGAGTTCGACGAGGTCCTCATGGTCGCCGACGGTGACGACGTCAAGGTGGGCGCGCCCCGCCTGGACGGCGGCAAGGTCACCGCGCGGGTGGAGGGTCACGGCCGCGGCGACAAGGTGAAGGTGGTGAAGTTCCGCCGCCGCAAGCACAGCCGGACCCAGATGGGCCACCGCCAGAACTACACCGAGGTCACCATCACCGGCATCCAGGCCGGCTGA
- a CDS encoding sensor domain-containing diguanylate cyclase: MSRPLEPTTSAFPDWLTGPLIGIVVAAGYFVGAWLGVTQTISPEGKAIIWPPNAVALAALLLLPRHRWPWVIPAVLLAEIAADLPAFPLWSAVAFGLINLFEVFLAATLIRWLSGPRFDFDSLSRGACFLLFGPLLAATLAAFLGAGVYLALGKEASAYFAYWQMWWFGDALGLLILTPLLVVAVRQFDELRTRWNRARAAEAIAVAALVITLGFLVHSVGSGTRISQPLSQILLLPPVFWAAARFGVPGAASAVALAATVSIGFMVHWDSLPPGLAPETAILALQEFLAVAAIVGVGLGLMLGDLRASREGLRAAHDELERKNRELEERVAERTQALRDANQRLEAIASTDALTGIANRWHFLEVAQREVHRRHEADSGSGLALLMLDLDHFKQVNDTYGHPAGDHVLHTLALTIRDNIRPLDLCGRFGGEEFLILLPEADGETTRAVAERLREAVAATRFEYQGQQLEVTVSVGLAVWDGQEDVDELIQRADTALYRAKHRGRNRVEGDIPETSPGDPKASA, from the coding sequence TTGTCCCGCCCCCTGGAACCAACGACGAGTGCATTCCCGGACTGGCTCACCGGGCCGCTGATCGGGATCGTGGTCGCGGCGGGCTACTTCGTCGGCGCCTGGCTCGGGGTCACGCAGACCATCTCGCCGGAGGGCAAGGCGATCATCTGGCCGCCCAATGCCGTGGCGCTGGCTGCCCTGCTCCTCCTGCCGCGCCATCGCTGGCCCTGGGTGATCCCGGCCGTCCTGCTCGCCGAGATCGCCGCGGATCTCCCCGCCTTCCCCCTCTGGTCGGCCGTGGCCTTCGGCCTCATCAACCTGTTCGAGGTGTTCCTGGCGGCGACCCTCATCCGCTGGCTCAGCGGGCCCCGCTTCGACTTCGACTCCCTTTCCCGAGGCGCCTGCTTCCTCCTCTTCGGCCCCCTGCTGGCCGCCACCCTGGCGGCCTTCCTGGGCGCCGGGGTCTACCTCGCCCTGGGCAAGGAGGCGAGCGCCTACTTCGCCTACTGGCAGATGTGGTGGTTCGGTGACGCCCTGGGCCTGCTGATCCTCACCCCGCTGCTGGTAGTCGCCGTCCGCCAGTTCGACGAACTGCGCACGCGGTGGAACCGGGCCCGGGCCGCGGAGGCCATCGCCGTGGCGGCACTGGTGATCACCCTGGGCTTCCTAGTCCACTCCGTGGGGAGCGGCACCCGCATCAGCCAACCCCTCTCCCAGATCCTGCTACTGCCCCCGGTGTTCTGGGCTGCGGCGCGTTTCGGCGTGCCCGGCGCGGCCTCCGCCGTGGCCCTGGCGGCCACGGTCAGCATCGGCTTCATGGTCCACTGGGACTCCCTGCCGCCCGGCCTGGCCCCGGAGACCGCCATCCTGGCACTGCAGGAATTCCTGGCGGTGGCCGCCATCGTCGGCGTCGGGCTCGGCCTGATGCTCGGCGATCTTCGGGCCTCCCGGGAGGGGCTACGGGCGGCCCACGATGAGCTGGAGCGAAAGAACCGGGAACTGGAGGAGCGGGTCGCAGAGCGCACCCAGGCTCTGCGCGATGCCAACCAGCGCCTCGAGGCCATTGCCTCCACGGATGCCCTCACCGGCATCGCCAATCGCTGGCACTTCCTGGAGGTGGCCCAGCGTGAGGTTCACCGTCGACACGAGGCCGATTCCGGCTCCGGCCTGGCGCTGCTGATGCTGGATCTCGACCACTTCAAGCAGGTCAACGACACCTACGGCCATCCGGCCGGGGACCACGTCCTCCATACCCTGGCCCTCACCATCCGCGACAACATCCGGCCCCTGGACCTGTGCGGCCGGTTCGGGGGCGAGGAATTCCTGATCCTCCTGCCGGAGGCCGACGGGGAGACGACCCGGGCCGTCGCCGAGCGGCTACGCGAGGCGGTGGCCGCTACCCGGTTCGAATACCAGGGCCAGCAGCTCGAGGTCACCGTGAGCGTCGGCCTCGCCGTATGGGATGGCCAGGAGGACGTGGACGAACTCATCCAGCGGGCCGATACCGCCCTCTACCGGGCCAAGCACCGCGGCCGCAACCGGGTCGAGGGCGATATCCCGGAGACCTCCCCCGGCGACCCGAAGGCGTCCGCCTAG